A genomic window from Acidobacteriota bacterium includes:
- the sppA gene encoding signal peptide peptidase SppA, producing the protein MKKGWIVLLVFGVLLLVGAGIVFFTLVSMLLDVEPAVPDRSVLVINLSGEIPDHVEPSLFAGLFEGRPLTFQDILASLDKARSDKRVAGVWLKINRPELGWAKVTELQKAIENFKGRGKLVVATIQAANEREYACALPADSIYFCPEAGCEFNGFTAGAMFIKDMFGKIGVQPEVARFGEYKSAGDMLDRTTMSEYQKEEMQAVLDQTYENFVQMVSSRRPKMTPEKVRALLEQGLFNPREAVEGGFADGIQYDDEVEAMVLAKVGGGRTVNGKKRLQTVGVQHYRRVSWQAAGVETGPIVAVVHIDDFIGQGKDGYSPIFGRVTGTQRVLSALRQARENPEVKAVVVRVDSPGGDVLASDLMWREIAITDKVKPVVASMSDYAASGGYYVSSACRRIVAGPGTVTGSIGVVAALFNLSQLFNEKLGIHFETLKKGEWADAMNPYRPMTDAERERFHQEVRGAYDRFVAKMAQCRKKSVADLDKVAQGRVWTGRDAQALGLVDELGGMDKAVEIALREAKVFSEKRPNLVTFPPPKDFWDRLAESVSDMSFAGNDASVLSRELKFLGRFILPRSGAVLAVMPYGLQVD; encoded by the coding sequence ATGAAGAAAGGCTGGATCGTTCTGCTCGTGTTCGGGGTTCTGCTGCTGGTGGGGGCCGGCATCGTGTTCTTCACCCTGGTCAGCATGCTCCTGGACGTCGAGCCCGCCGTCCCCGACCGCTCGGTGCTGGTGATCAACCTCTCGGGCGAGATCCCCGATCATGTCGAACCGAGCCTGTTCGCGGGGCTTTTCGAGGGTCGGCCCCTGACGTTCCAGGACATCCTGGCGAGCCTCGACAAGGCCCGCTCCGACAAGCGGGTCGCCGGCGTCTGGCTGAAGATCAACCGCCCCGAGCTGGGGTGGGCCAAGGTGACCGAGCTCCAGAAGGCGATCGAGAACTTCAAGGGGCGGGGGAAACTGGTGGTGGCCACCATCCAGGCCGCGAACGAGCGGGAATACGCCTGCGCCCTCCCCGCCGACAGCATCTACTTCTGCCCGGAGGCCGGGTGCGAGTTCAACGGCTTTACGGCCGGCGCCATGTTCATCAAGGACATGTTCGGCAAGATCGGCGTGCAGCCCGAAGTCGCCCGGTTCGGCGAGTACAAGTCCGCGGGGGACATGCTGGACCGCACCACCATGAGCGAGTACCAGAAGGAGGAGATGCAGGCCGTCCTCGACCAGACCTACGAGAACTTCGTCCAGATGGTCTCCTCCCGCCGGCCGAAGATGACCCCCGAGAAGGTGCGCGCCCTCCTGGAGCAGGGCCTGTTCAACCCCCGGGAGGCCGTTGAGGGCGGCTTCGCCGACGGCATCCAGTACGACGACGAGGTGGAGGCGATGGTCCTCGCCAAGGTGGGCGGGGGACGAACCGTGAACGGGAAGAAGCGCCTCCAGACCGTCGGGGTCCAGCACTACCGCCGGGTCAGCTGGCAGGCGGCGGGCGTGGAGACGGGCCCCATTGTGGCCGTGGTCCACATCGACGACTTCATCGGGCAGGGCAAGGACGGTTACAGCCCCATCTTCGGCCGGGTGACCGGGACCCAGCGGGTCCTGTCCGCCCTCCGGCAGGCCCGGGAAAACCCCGAGGTGAAGGCCGTCGTGGTGCGGGTGGACAGCCCCGGCGGCGACGTCCTCGCCTCCGACCTGATGTGGCGGGAGATCGCCATCACCGACAAGGTGAAGCCCGTCGTCGCCTCCATGTCCGACTACGCGGCGTCGGGGGGCTACTACGTCTCCTCCGCCTGCCGGCGGATCGTGGCGGGGCCGGGGACCGTCACCGGGTCCATCGGCGTGGTGGCCGCCCTCTTCAACCTTTCCCAGCTCTTCAACGAGAAGCTGGGGATCCACTTCGAGACCCTCAAGAAGGGGGAGTGGGCCGACGCCATGAACCCCTACCGCCCCATGACCGACGCGGAGCGGGAGCGCTTCCACCAGGAGGTTCGCGGGGCTTACGACCGCTTCGTGGCCAAGATGGCCCAGTGCCGGAAGAAATCCGTCGCGGACCTGGACAAGGTTGCCCAGGGCCGTGTCTGGACGGGCCGGGACGCCCAGGCCCTCGGCCTGGTGGACGAGTTGGGCGGCATGGACAAGGCGGTGGAGATCGCCCTCCGGGAAGCGAAGGTCTTCTCGGAGAAGCGTCCCAACCTGGTGACCTTCCCCCCGCCCAAGGACTTCTGGGACCGTCTCGCCGAGTCGGTCTCGGACATGTCCTTCGCCGGCAACGACGCCTCGGTTCTCTCCCGGGAGCTGAAGTTCCTCGGCCGGTTCATCCTGCCCCGCTCCGGCGCCGTCCTGGCCGTCATGCCCTACGGCCTGCAGGTGGACTGA
- a CDS encoding ABC transporter permease, with translation MKSRVLAVSGRIARQLKGDKRFLGLALGVPLLVVYILRAFMDALPPSARVFADLDHLGLLITAFIVHFTAYILCLVVIVRERREQTLTRMFVNNFRPVEVIGGYLVGYAVLATVQAALVMGEVCLLFRLSYPPGTVAAIFAVYWLLALISIALGMLVSNLARTEAQIFPFVPLFMLPSVLLSGLVIPVDQLPWSVRWIAHVTPFTYALDVLKPLVGQGVALPDYLAGMAVLAACGAVLLALAGLTLRERD, from the coding sequence ATGAAGTCCCGCGTCCTGGCCGTGAGCGGGCGCATCGCACGGCAGCTGAAGGGTGACAAGCGTTTCCTGGGGCTGGCGCTGGGGGTGCCCCTCCTGGTGGTCTACATCCTCCGCGCCTTCATGGACGCCCTTCCGCCGTCGGCGCGGGTCTTCGCCGACCTGGACCACCTCGGCCTGCTCATCACGGCCTTCATCGTCCACTTCACCGCCTATATCCTCTGCCTGGTGGTGATCGTCCGGGAGCGGCGCGAGCAGACCCTCACCCGGATGTTCGTCAACAACTTCCGACCGGTGGAGGTGATCGGGGGCTACCTGGTGGGCTACGCGGTGCTGGCCACCGTGCAGGCCGCCCTGGTGATGGGGGAGGTCTGCCTCCTGTTCCGGCTGTCCTACCCGCCCGGGACGGTGGCGGCCATCTTCGCCGTCTACTGGCTCCTGGCCCTCATCTCCATCGCGCTGGGGATGCTGGTTTCCAACCTGGCCCGGACCGAGGCGCAGATCTTCCCCTTCGTGCCCCTCTTCATGCTGCCGTCGGTGCTGCTGTCGGGGCTGGTCATCCCCGTCGATCAGCTCCCCTGGAGCGTCCGGTGGATCGCCCACGTCACGCCCTTCACCTACGCCCTGGACGTCCTCAAACCGCTGGTGGGGCAGGGCGTGGCCCTCCCCGACTACCTCGCCGGCATGGCGGTGCTGGCCGCCTGCGGCGCGGTGCTGCTGGCCCTCGCCGGGCTCACCCTCCGCGAACGCGACTGA
- a CDS encoding PQQ-binding-like beta-propeller repeat protein — translation MKHITTRAARGALLVLFAGAATLAVPGAADSPRKLWSAKTGGQTAAVVGIHRDVLVVTAGEYVEFGSPNHVLLGLDLATGRALWKVDAGKGRIASAPLLRGGRVIRESGGGPRWAVDALTGKRLPAGSGARTDGEGEESPATGRRFTVQDRELVCLSDDGTVLWRRAFGTKPAAPRVFRGFALVATEGERALHALSLTDGAEAWNVAVPPVPGVKDPEAVNFGFGLEDGILAVANYDGTVTAWAVDGPGAPWTTTLEVDPANLGPAEGGVRVYTADAGVKRAHYDKYALPEAELLKALGGKVPGTSFRLVVRVEGAATAVVKPADPAVQAPVDGFRIETLRCRVLGVPRWE, via the coding sequence ATGAAACACATCACGACCCGGGCGGCGCGGGGTGCGCTGCTCGTCCTGTTCGCCGGGGCCGCCACCCTGGCCGTCCCCGGTGCCGCCGATTCCCCCCGGAAGTTGTGGAGTGCGAAAACCGGCGGCCAGACCGCCGCGGTGGTGGGCATCCACCGGGACGTCCTGGTGGTGACGGCGGGGGAGTACGTGGAGTTCGGTTCCCCCAACCACGTCCTCCTGGGCCTCGACCTTGCCACCGGCAGGGCCCTCTGGAAGGTCGATGCCGGCAAGGGCCGGATCGCCTCCGCCCCCCTGCTTCGGGGGGGGCGGGTGATCCGGGAGTCGGGCGGCGGCCCGCGGTGGGCCGTGGATGCCCTCACCGGGAAGCGCCTCCCCGCCGGGTCGGGCGCGCGGACGGACGGGGAGGGGGAGGAATCGCCCGCCACCGGCCGGCGTTTCACCGTGCAGGACCGGGAGTTGGTCTGCCTTTCCGACGACGGGACGGTCCTGTGGCGCCGGGCTTTCGGGACGAAGCCGGCGGCCCCGCGGGTTTTCCGGGGATTCGCCCTGGTGGCGACGGAAGGGGAAAGGGCCCTTCACGCCCTCTCGCTGACCGACGGCGCCGAGGCCTGGAACGTGGCGGTCCCGCCGGTGCCGGGCGTCAAGGACCCCGAAGCCGTCAACTTCGGCTTCGGCCTGGAGGACGGGATACTGGCGGTGGCCAATTACGACGGCACCGTGACCGCCTGGGCCGTGGACGGGCCCGGGGCACCCTGGACGACGACCCTGGAGGTCGACCCGGCCAATCTCGGGCCGGCCGAGGGCGGCGTCCGGGTCTACACCGCCGACGCCGGCGTGAAGCGGGCGCATTACGACAAGTACGCCCTCCCGGAGGCCGAGCTGCTCAAGGCCCTGGGCGGGAAGGTGCCGGGGACGTCCTTCCGGCTCGTGGTGCGCGTGGAGGGGGCCGCCACGGCGGTGGTCAAGCCCGCCGACCCCGCGGTGCAGGCCCCCGTGGACGGCTTCCGCATCGAGACCCTGCGCTGCCGGGTGCTCGGCGTCCCCCGGTGGGAATGA
- a CDS encoding ABC transporter ATP-binding protein — protein sequence MPAEADGPAIRARGLRKDFGKVRALDGVSLEVPRGRIYGLLGPNGAGKTTLIRLLTGAARSTAGEAAVFGLPVPDRKRAVRARLGYMPQAPALYGDLTVRENVAFFGRAHALDDPPARVAAALAFAGLADLADRRADTLSGGYRQRCSLACAMVHDPELLLLDEPTAGVDPLLKEAFWKGFRDLAARGVTLLVSTHQVDEALACDRLCVLREGRVVVEDTPGGLLARGGAEVEITAGGETFARRLADYPAELPRLLARYGLSADVRAIRVRPDGFEAVLLRLLREDGEDRP from the coding sequence ATGCCCGCTGAGGCGGACGGCCCGGCCATCCGGGCCCGGGGTCTGCGGAAGGACTTCGGCAAGGTCCGGGCCCTCGACGGCGTGAGCCTGGAGGTCCCCCGGGGTCGGATCTACGGTCTGCTGGGGCCCAACGGCGCCGGCAAGACCACCCTCATCCGGCTCCTGACGGGGGCCGCCCGCTCCACGGCGGGCGAGGCGGCGGTTTTCGGGCTCCCCGTGCCCGACCGAAAACGGGCCGTCCGGGCCCGCCTCGGTTACATGCCCCAGGCCCCCGCCCTCTACGGCGACCTCACCGTTCGCGAGAACGTGGCCTTCTTCGGGCGGGCCCACGCCCTGGACGACCCCCCCGCCCGCGTGGCCGCCGCCCTCGCCTTCGCCGGCCTCGCCGACCTGGCCGACCGCCGGGCCGACACCCTCTCGGGCGGTTACCGGCAGCGCTGTTCCCTGGCCTGCGCCATGGTCCACGACCCGGAGCTGCTCCTCCTCGACGAGCCCACGGCCGGGGTGGACCCCCTGCTGAAAGAGGCTTTCTGGAAGGGGTTCCGCGACCTCGCTGCCCGGGGCGTCACCCTGCTGGTCTCCACCCACCAGGTGGACGAGGCCCTGGCCTGCGACCGGCTCTGCGTGCTGCGGGAGGGGCGCGTGGTGGTGGAGGACACGCCGGGGGGGCTCCTCGCCCGGGGGGGCGCGGAGGTGGAGATCACGGCGGGCGGGGAGACGTTCGCCCGCCGGCTCGCCGACTACCCGGCGGAACTGCCCCGGCTGCTGGCCCGGTACGGGCTTTCCGCCGACGTCCGGGCCATTCGGGTGCGGCCGGACGGCTTCGAGGCGGTCCTCCTCCGCCTGCTGAGGGAGGACGGGGAGGATCGGCCATGA